Proteins encoded by one window of Deltaproteobacteria bacterium:
- a CDS encoding carbohydrate ABC transporter permease produces the protein MRRTTLLLALAAAVVAVDLLPLVLIVKQAVTPESESFAWPPTWWPRRPTLENFGMVRATIELGRGLWMSALVAVLTVGSTLALALPAAWLAARRPAQADRPLDAVMIVTRLFPSIALAVPLAALFVHVGLYNHPAALGLWLAHTLLGLPFAFLVLRTGFRAVPVELEEAARLDGATGIGSFVRVTLPLMRPALAVAALLVFLISWDEFAYALLLQVTNRPLPPLLYYLAAFGHPGLASAVATIMLGPALLIVLVLEPALRSGALTGSGR, from the coding sequence ATGAGGCGGACCACGTTGCTGCTCGCGCTCGCCGCCGCCGTGGTGGCCGTTGACCTGCTGCCGCTGGTGCTCATCGTCAAGCAGGCCGTGACGCCGGAAAGCGAGAGCTTTGCCTGGCCGCCAACCTGGTGGCCACGGCGCCCCACGCTCGAGAATTTCGGCATGGTTCGCGCGACCATCGAACTGGGGCGTGGTCTGTGGATGAGTGCGCTGGTGGCCGTGCTGACGGTCGGATCGACGCTGGCCCTGGCACTGCCCGCGGCATGGCTCGCGGCGCGCCGGCCGGCGCAGGCTGATCGGCCACTGGACGCCGTGATGATCGTCACGCGGCTGTTTCCGTCTATCGCACTGGCGGTGCCGCTGGCCGCGCTCTTTGTGCACGTGGGTCTGTACAACCATCCTGCCGCGTTGGGGTTGTGGCTGGCACATACGCTGCTGGGCTTGCCGTTTGCCTTCTTGGTCTTGCGCACCGGATTTCGGGCCGTACCGGTGGAGCTGGAAGAGGCGGCCCGCCTCGACGGCGCCACCGGCATAGGTAGCTTCGTGCGCGTGACCCTGCCGCTCATGCGTCCCGCGCTGGCGGTCGCTGCGCTGCTCGTGTTCTTGATCTCGTGGGACGAGTTCGCATACGCGCTCCTGCTGCAAGTGACCAACCGGCCGCTGCCGCCGCTGCTGTACTACCTCGCCGCCTTTGGGCACCCGGGGCTGGCCAGTGCCGTCGCCACCATCATGCTCGGACCGGCCCTGCTCATTGTCCTCGTGCTGGAACCCGCGTTGCGGTCCGGGGCGCTAACCGGGAGCGGCCGCTAA
- a CDS encoding ATP-binding cassette domain-containing protein, protein MAQAEFDQVEKRFGAVTALAGFTLVVGDGELITVLGPSGCGKSTLLRVTAGLEPLTRGTILVGGRRIDQLPPHQRDVAMVFQNYALYPHMSVRGNIEFPLRMRGTARPTRRAQVADVAALLELNDLLERRPAQLSGGQRQRVALARALVRHPALFLLDEPLSNLDVRLRASVRRYIRQVQRRLAVTTLYVTHDQTEAMTLGDRVVVMNEARIHQVAPPLTVYQRPADTFVAGFVGTPPMNLLLAHYAGAVLTVGGQHVHVPIELQRSLAGVAGTIQVGIRPEAFQPAPDGCADLVASTVPESREPLGSETLVGAAIGDQRVTARIAGSPTEIPDRFAAPIGALHFFAEDGTRLGP, encoded by the coding sequence ATGGCGCAGGCCGAGTTTGACCAGGTGGAAAAGCGCTTCGGCGCAGTCACGGCCCTCGCCGGCTTCACGCTGGTGGTTGGCGACGGGGAGCTGATCACGGTCCTGGGCCCATCAGGTTGCGGCAAGTCGACGTTGCTGCGGGTGACAGCCGGGCTGGAGCCACTGACGCGCGGAACGATCCTAGTGGGCGGGCGCCGCATCGATCAGCTCCCACCGCATCAGCGCGATGTGGCGATGGTGTTTCAGAACTACGCGCTGTATCCGCACATGAGCGTGCGGGGCAATATCGAGTTTCCTTTGCGGATGCGCGGCACCGCCCGCCCGACACGGCGCGCGCAGGTTGCGGACGTGGCGGCCCTGCTGGAACTGAACGACCTCCTCGAGCGGCGGCCGGCGCAGCTGTCCGGTGGCCAGCGACAGCGCGTGGCGTTGGCCCGGGCGCTGGTGCGCCATCCGGCGCTGTTTCTGCTCGACGAGCCGCTGTCGAACCTCGACGTGCGCTTGCGCGCGAGCGTTCGCCGGTACATCCGACAGGTACAGCGCCGACTCGCTGTCACGACGCTCTACGTGACGCACGACCAGACGGAGGCGATGACGTTGGGGGACCGTGTCGTGGTGATGAACGAGGCTCGGATCCATCAGGTCGCACCGCCGCTAACGGTATACCAGCGGCCGGCCGACACGTTCGTCGCCGGCTTCGTTGGCACGCCTCCGATGAATCTGTTGCTCGCCCACTACGCGGGCGCTGTGCTCACGGTTGGCGGCCAGCACGTGCACGTCCCGATCGAGCTGCAGCGTTCGCTCGCGGGTGTCGCGGGCACGATCCAGGTCGGCATCCGCCCGGAAGCCTTTCAGCCGGCGCCCGATGGGTGCGCGGACCTGGTGGCCTCCACGGTTCCCGAGTCGCGCGAGCCGCTGGGAAGCGAGACGCTCGTGGGGGCGGCGATTGGCGATCAGCGCGTCACCGCGCGCATCGCCGGCAGCCCCACCGAGATCCCCGACCGTTTCGCTGCGCCGATCGGGGCGCTGCACTTCTTTGCCGAGGACGGCACGCGTCTTGGCCCGTAG
- a CDS encoding molybdopterin-dependent oxidoreductase: MSRSDYPFTLSRRDFLKHSAALTLSLSLLDFPAPHSAASAQDAAAAPAVPQYRGWEDVYRQRWVWDRVVHSSHARANCISACSWNVFVKDGIAWREEQNAIYEASEASVPDFNPRGCQKGACFAHVMYEPSRILYPLRRTGARGEGKWKRVSWDEVLSEIADAMIDTAVQQGTDSIIYDHGTTNIDFGADTASEMRLFAAMNATSIDSWAGVGDMPAGAAQTWGMYNVEGTSDDWFKSDFIIIWVGNPIYTRIPEVHFVNEARYRGAKVVAIAPDYSASAIHADYWLNPRVGTDAALALAMAQVILAENLHKAEYVREQTDLPILVREDTGRYLRQADLRAGGSDEVLYFWDGPTNALAEVPGCQGKGDSLALGSLRPELAGRRSVRLADGKEVAVRPFIERLRAHLDANYTPEKVATITGVAAPTIRRLARELAAAGSAMIYSSWGSCKHYHSDLNQRAEILLMALTGNQGKSGGGFRVASWWPVQGFEEFSFGAREMPLELKMRVMWRALVTGFSWRQYEDLMLELTDHMNSTPLMPWLYVHAGYKTVWDKREYHDPAVPRPTAAYMKEAIDKGWIPVRPKPGKEPKVFIFTGANPLRRWPAPQIALEHLWPKLNLIIDVNFKGGTSGLQADIILPTSSYYERDSLKYSQAYLPYLVLCEKAVEPRGEAKPEWEIFGLLAKKVQERARERGVSKVLDSYGRETDLATVYEVWSHDRKFNENDPKAALDFILRGTTTTGKKGWDEGTKTGLLPVLEVEGKPDGLYALGTDYKRGRTLFPHERFVVGKEAWPTFSGRQQFLIEHPWYEEVGETLPVFKEPPQPGGNFPLRLTGGHTRWSIHATWRDSQVMLRLQRGEPAAYVSQQDAQQRGVADGDRIRVFNDVGAFETIAKVAPAVQPGQVIIYHAWEPYQFKGWKGQQEPVPAPWKALHLAAGYGQIHYRQIYMAPGHSPRAQAVDFARA, encoded by the coding sequence ATGAGCCGCTCGGATTACCCCTTCACGTTGAGCCGTCGAGACTTTCTCAAACACAGCGCGGCGCTGACGTTGTCGTTGAGCCTGCTCGACTTTCCGGCCCCGCACTCGGCCGCGTCAGCGCAGGACGCCGCCGCGGCGCCCGCGGTGCCGCAGTATCGCGGCTGGGAAGACGTTTACCGCCAGCGCTGGGTGTGGGATCGCGTCGTGCATTCCTCGCACGCGCGCGCCAACTGCATCTCGGCGTGTTCGTGGAACGTCTTCGTCAAGGACGGCATCGCGTGGCGCGAGGAGCAGAACGCTATCTACGAGGCGTCGGAAGCGTCGGTCCCCGACTTCAACCCGCGGGGCTGCCAGAAGGGCGCCTGCTTCGCGCACGTCATGTACGAGCCCTCACGCATCCTCTACCCGCTGCGCCGCACCGGCGCTCGGGGCGAAGGCAAGTGGAAGCGCGTATCGTGGGACGAGGTGCTCAGCGAAATCGCCGACGCCATGATCGATACCGCCGTGCAGCAGGGCACCGACTCGATCATCTACGACCACGGCACCACCAACATCGATTTCGGTGCCGACACTGCCAGTGAGATGCGGCTGTTCGCCGCGATGAACGCCACCAGCATCGATTCGTGGGCGGGCGTGGGCGACATGCCCGCGGGCGCGGCGCAGACTTGGGGCATGTACAACGTCGAGGGCACCTCCGACGACTGGTTCAAGTCGGACTTCATCATCATCTGGGTGGGCAATCCCATCTACACCCGCATTCCCGAGGTGCATTTCGTCAACGAAGCCCGCTACCGCGGCGCCAAGGTCGTCGCCATTGCGCCCGACTATAGCGCCTCGGCGATTCACGCCGACTATTGGCTCAACCCGCGCGTCGGCACCGACGCCGCGCTCGCCCTGGCGATGGCGCAGGTGATCCTGGCCGAGAACTTACACAAGGCGGAGTACGTCAGAGAGCAGACGGACCTGCCCATCTTGGTGCGCGAAGATACCGGGCGCTATCTGCGCCAGGCCGATCTACGCGCCGGCGGCAGCGACGAGGTGCTCTACTTCTGGGACGGCCCGACCAACGCGCTCGCCGAGGTGCCCGGCTGTCAGGGGAAGGGCGATTCGCTCGCGCTTGGTTCGCTTCGCCCGGAACTCGCGGGCCGCCGCAGCGTGCGCCTGGCCGACGGCAAGGAGGTGGCCGTGCGCCCGTTCATCGAGCGGCTGCGCGCGCACTTGGACGCGAACTACACCCCCGAGAAGGTCGCGACGATCACCGGCGTCGCCGCGCCGACGATTCGCCGCCTAGCGCGCGAGCTGGCCGCCGCGGGCAGCGCCATGATCTATTCGTCCTGGGGCTCGTGCAAGCATTACCATAGCGACCTGAATCAGCGTGCCGAGATCCTGCTGATGGCGCTCACCGGCAACCAGGGCAAGAGCGGCGGCGGCTTCCGCGTGGCGTCGTGGTGGCCGGTGCAGGGGTTCGAGGAGTTCTCGTTCGGCGCCCGCGAGATGCCGTTGGAGCTGAAGATGCGCGTGATGTGGCGCGCGCTGGTTACCGGCTTTAGCTGGCGGCAATACGAAGATCTGATGCTGGAGCTGACGGACCACATGAACAGCACGCCGCTGATGCCCTGGCTCTACGTCCATGCCGGCTACAAGACGGTGTGGGACAAGCGCGAGTATCACGATCCCGCCGTGCCGCGGCCGACCGCTGCATACATGAAGGAAGCCATCGACAAGGGTTGGATCCCGGTGCGCCCGAAGCCGGGCAAGGAGCCGAAGGTGTTCATTTTCACCGGCGCCAATCCGTTACGGCGCTGGCCGGCACCGCAGATCGCGCTCGAACACTTGTGGCCGAAGCTCAACCTGATCATCGACGTTAATTTCAAGGGGGGTACCTCGGGCCTGCAGGCAGACATCATCCTTCCAACATCGAGTTACTACGAGCGCGACTCGCTCAAGTACAGCCAGGCCTACCTGCCTTATCTGGTCCTGTGCGAGAAAGCCGTCGAGCCCCGCGGCGAAGCTAAACCGGAGTGGGAGATCTTCGGCTTGCTGGCGAAAAAGGTGCAAGAGCGTGCTCGCGAGCGAGGTGTGAGCAAGGTGCTCGATTCCTACGGCCGCGAGACTGATCTGGCGACGGTCTACGAGGTTTGGAGTCACGACCGCAAGTTCAACGAGAACGACCCCAAGGCCGCGCTCGACTTCATCCTGCGCGGGACTACGACCACGGGGAAAAAGGGTTGGGACGAGGGCACGAAGACGGGCCTGCTGCCTGTCCTCGAGGTCGAGGGCAAGCCGGACGGGCTCTACGCGCTGGGCACGGACTACAAGCGGGGCCGCACGCTGTTCCCGCACGAGCGCTTCGTCGTGGGCAAGGAAGCCTGGCCGACCTTTTCCGGACGGCAACAGTTTCTGATCGAGCATCCGTGGTACGAGGAGGTGGGCGAGACCTTGCCCGTGTTCAAGGAGCCGCCGCAGCCGGGCGGGAACTTCCCGCTGCGTCTGACGGGCGGCCACACGCGGTGGTCGATCCACGCGACCTGGCGCGACAGTCAGGTGATGCTGCGCCTGCAGCGCGGCGAACCGGCCGCCTACGTGTCGCAGCAAGACGCGCAACAGCGCGGCGTAGCCGACGGTGACCGCATTCGCGTCTTCAACGACGTCGGCGCCTTCGAGACCATCGCCAAGGTGGCGCCGGCGGTCCAGCCTGGACAAGTGATCATCTATCACGCCTGGGAGCCGTACCAGTTCAAAGGCTGGAAGGGGCAACAGGAGCCGGTGCCGGCACCGTGGAAGGCCTTGCACCTGGCCGCAGGCTACGGCCAGATTCACTACCGGCAGATCTATATGGCTCCCGGACACAGCCCGCGCGCGCAAGCCGTCGATTTCGCGCGCGCTTGA
- the gatC gene encoding Asp-tRNA(Asn)/Glu-tRNA(Gln) amidotransferase subunit GatC, protein MSLSPADVRHIAMLARLELSQEEELAFCAQLDHILEHFEKLRQLDTENVVPTAHLAEMASAFREDVVSHVPAVAELLANAPARDGDFFKVPQIIE, encoded by the coding sequence ATGTCGCTGAGCCCCGCGGACGTGCGCCACATTGCCATGCTGGCCCGATTGGAATTGAGCCAGGAGGAGGAGTTGGCCTTCTGCGCCCAGCTCGACCACATCCTCGAGCACTTCGAGAAACTGCGGCAACTCGACACCGAGAACGTGGTGCCGACGGCACATCTGGCCGAGATGGCGAGCGCGTTTCGCGAAGACGTCGTCAGCCACGTGCCCGCCGTTGCGGAGCTGCTGGCAAACGCGCCGGCGCGCGACGGGGATTTCTTCAAGGTTCCCCAGATCATCGAGTAA
- the gatA gene encoding Asp-tRNA(Asn)/Glu-tRNA(Gln) amidotransferase subunit GatA, protein MAEAYRLSIDAASAALAVRDISAVELTRAVLARIEATEPALRSFITVAADAALAQAQAADARLAGGDAPALCGIPLAIKDVILTRGLRSTAGSKILGNFVPPYSATVTRKLLDAGAVCVGKANCDEFAMGSSTENSAYAITRNPWNLSCVPGGSSGGSASAVAAGQCLGALGTDTGGSIRQPAACCGVVGIKPTYGRVSRYGVVAYASSLDQVGPLGRTVADCAHLLGAIAGHDPRDSTSVDCPTPDYRAALSGKLAGLRLGLPKEYFVDGMQPEVEQAVRAAVRQLESLGAAVDEVSLPHTEYAIAAYYLIATAEASSNLSRYDGIKYGFRAEAEALLEMYRRTRAQGFGAEVKRRIMLGTYALSSGYYDAYYLKAQKVRTLVRNDFLAVLDRCHAIVTPTAPTTAFRIGEKTADPLQMYLADIFTVSVNLAGLPGLSLPCGFDRTGLPIGLQLIGRPFDEQTVLNLAYAYEQATQWHLQQPEI, encoded by the coding sequence ATGGCGGAGGCGTACCGGCTAAGCATCGATGCGGCGAGCGCAGCGCTGGCGGTGCGTGACATCTCCGCGGTCGAGCTGACGCGCGCCGTCCTGGCCCGGATCGAAGCCACCGAGCCTGCTCTGCGCTCGTTCATCACCGTGGCGGCCGACGCGGCACTAGCGCAAGCCCAGGCCGCGGACGCGCGTTTGGCCGGCGGCGACGCCCCGGCACTGTGCGGCATCCCATTGGCCATCAAGGACGTCATCCTCACTCGAGGGTTACGGTCGACTGCCGGCTCGAAGATCCTCGGTAACTTCGTCCCGCCGTATAGCGCCACGGTCACCCGCAAGCTGCTCGACGCCGGTGCGGTGTGCGTCGGTAAGGCCAACTGCGATGAGTTCGCCATGGGTTCATCGACGGAGAACTCGGCCTACGCGATCACGCGCAACCCCTGGAACCTCAGCTGCGTGCCGGGGGGCTCCTCCGGCGGCTCGGCCTCGGCGGTGGCGGCCGGGCAGTGCTTGGGCGCACTCGGTACCGATACTGGCGGCTCGATCCGCCAGCCGGCGGCATGCTGCGGCGTCGTGGGCATTAAGCCCACCTACGGCCGCGTCAGTCGCTACGGTGTGGTGGCCTACGCCTCGTCGCTGGATCAGGTCGGCCCGCTCGGTCGCACCGTGGCCGACTGCGCCCATCTGCTCGGCGCCATTGCGGGGCACGACCCGCGCGACTCCACCTCCGTCGATTGCCCCACCCCCGACTACCGCGCCGCACTCAGCGGTAAGCTCGCCGGTTTGCGCCTGGGCTTGCCCAAGGAGTACTTCGTCGACGGCATGCAACCCGAAGTCGAGCAGGCGGTGCGTGCGGCGGTGCGCCAACTCGAGTCCCTCGGGGCGGCGGTTGACGAAGTCTCGCTGCCGCACACCGAATACGCGATTGCGGCCTACTACTTGATCGCTACCGCCGAGGCGAGCTCGAACCTGTCGCGCTACGACGGCATCAAGTACGGCTTTCGAGCCGAGGCCGAGGCCTTGCTCGAGATGTACCGGCGTACGCGGGCGCAAGGCTTCGGCGCCGAGGTCAAGCGCCGGATCATGCTCGGCACCTACGCGCTCTCCAGCGGCTACTACGACGCTTATTACTTGAAGGCGCAAAAAGTGCGCACGTTGGTCCGAAACGACTTTCTCGCCGTCCTCGACCGCTGCCACGCCATCGTTACCCCAACGGCACCCACTACCGCGTTCCGCATTGGCGAGAAGACCGCCGATCCCTTGCAGATGTATCTCGCCGACATCTTCACCGTCTCGGTCAATCTCGCCGGCCTTCCGGGGCTGTCGCTGCCGTGCGGCTTCGACCGCACTGGGTTGCCGATCGGCTTGCAGCTCATCGGCCGGCCCTTCGATGAGCAGACGGTGCTCAACCTGGCGTACGCTTACGAGCAGGCCACGCAGTGGCACTTGCAGCAGCCGGAGATCTGA
- the gatB gene encoding Asp-tRNA(Asn)/Glu-tRNA(Gln) amidotransferase subunit GatB, whose protein sequence is MAHEAVIGLEVHAELLTESKIFCACSAKFGAPPNQNTCPVCLGMPGVLPVLNRRVVEFALKAGLAINCRIARYSRWARKNYFYPDLPKGYQISQYELPLCTGGEVEITTADGGTRAVRLTRIHMEEDTGKNIHDAHGDASLVDFNRCGVPLLEIVSEPDMHSPAEAGAYLRKLRSLLRYLEVCDGNMEEGSFRCDANISIRPRGSTVLGTKVEVKNMNSFRAVEKAIEFELRRQAEVLEQGGRLVQETRHWDPDREVTRPSRSKEFAHDYRYFPDPDLLPLLVSEQWIERVRAELPELPEARQARFGRDYGLPVYDAEVLTARKDLADYYEAAVRTHPNAKAISNWVMGDVLRIVRERKLDEVLVIRDWPVVPAQLAALVALIDNGQISGKIAKSVFETMAQTGASPERIVAEQGLTQVSDEAPIIAAIEQVLAANAAKVAEYRGGKDKLFGFFVGQVMKATQGKANPQKVNELLIQRLTGSP, encoded by the coding sequence ATGGCCCACGAAGCCGTCATCGGACTCGAAGTCCACGCCGAACTGCTGACCGAGTCTAAGATCTTCTGTGCCTGCTCGGCGAAGTTCGGTGCCCCGCCGAATCAGAACACCTGCCCGGTGTGTCTGGGCATGCCCGGCGTGCTGCCGGTGCTCAACCGGCGCGTGGTCGAGTTCGCGCTCAAGGCCGGCTTGGCGATCAACTGCCGGATCGCCCGCTACAGCCGCTGGGCGCGCAAGAACTATTTCTATCCCGACTTGCCCAAGGGCTATCAGATCTCGCAGTATGAGCTGCCGCTGTGCACCGGCGGTGAGGTCGAGATCACGACCGCCGACGGCGGCACGCGCGCAGTTAGGCTCACGCGCATCCACATGGAGGAGGACACCGGCAAGAACATCCACGACGCCCATGGGGACGCCAGCCTGGTGGATTTCAACCGCTGCGGTGTGCCGCTGCTCGAAATCGTCAGCGAGCCCGACATGCACTCGCCCGCCGAGGCCGGCGCCTATCTGCGCAAACTGCGCTCGCTGTTACGCTACCTGGAAGTCTGTGACGGCAACATGGAGGAGGGTAGCTTCCGCTGCGACGCCAATATTTCCATCCGGCCGCGCGGCAGTACCGTGCTCGGCACCAAGGTGGAAGTCAAGAACATGAACTCGTTCCGTGCGGTCGAGAAGGCGATCGAGTTCGAGCTGCGGCGGCAAGCCGAAGTATTGGAGCAAGGTGGACGCTTGGTGCAGGAGACCCGCCACTGGGATCCCGACCGCGAGGTCACGCGGCCGTCGCGCTCGAAGGAGTTTGCGCACGACTACCGCTATTTTCCCGATCCGGATTTGCTGCCGCTGCTGGTCAGCGAGCAGTGGATCGAACGGGTGCGGGCAGAGCTGCCCGAGCTGCCCGAAGCCCGCCAGGCGCGCTTCGGGCGCGACTACGGGTTGCCGGTGTACGATGCCGAGGTGTTGACCGCGCGCAAGGATCTCGCCGATTACTACGAGGCCGCGGTGCGCACGCATCCTAACGCTAAGGCGATCAGCAACTGGGTCATGGGTGACGTTCTGCGCATTGTCAGGGAGCGCAAGCTGGACGAGGTGCTGGTGATTCGCGACTGGCCGGTGGTGCCGGCGCAGCTGGCGGCGCTGGTGGCCTTGATCGACAACGGCCAGATTAGCGGTAAGATCGCCAAGTCCGTCTTCGAGACGATGGCGCAGACGGGTGCGTCGCCCGAGCGCATCGTGGCGGAACAGGGCCTCACCCAGGTCAGCGACGAGGCCCCGATAATCGCCGCCATCGAGCAGGTGCTGGCGGCGAACGCCGCCAAGGTGGCCGAGTATCGTGGCGGCAAGGACAAGCTCTTCGGCTTCTTCGTCGGGCAAGTGATGAAGGCCACGCAAGGCAAGGCCAATCCCCAGAAGGTCAACGAGCTGCTGATACAACGGCTCACAGGTTCACCATAG
- the cysK gene encoding cysteine synthase A, with the protein MGRLYSDITETIGNTPLVRLNKVTAGLRATVYAKCEFFNPLSSVKDRIGLAMIEAAERTGAITKETMIVEPTSGNTGIALAFVCAARGYQLTLTMPESMSMERRKLLRFLGAELVLTPAAEGMNGAIRKAEEIARANPKAFVPQQFKNPANPEVHRRTTAEEIWNDTDGQVDILVAGVGTGGTITGVAEVIKPRKPAFLAVAVEPSNSPVLSGGKPGRHSIQGIGAGFVPEILNTKIIDEIIQVQDADAIKVARRLGAEEGIGCGISSGANVWAALQVASRPENAGKLIVTVLPSGTDRYLSTALVEDLT; encoded by the coding sequence ATGGGACGACTCTACAGTGACATCACCGAAACCATTGGCAACACGCCGCTGGTGCGGCTCAACAAGGTCACCGCCGGCTTGCGCGCGACGGTGTACGCCAAGTGCGAGTTCTTCAACCCGCTCAGCAGCGTGAAGGACCGCATTGGCCTGGCGATGATCGAGGCGGCCGAGCGCACCGGCGCCATCACCAAGGAAACGATGATCGTCGAGCCCACCAGCGGCAACACCGGCATCGCCCTGGCCTTCGTGTGCGCGGCGCGGGGCTACCAGCTCACGCTCACGATGCCGGAGTCGATGAGCATGGAGCGGCGCAAGCTGCTGCGGTTCTTGGGCGCGGAGTTGGTGCTGACGCCGGCGGCGGAAGGCATGAACGGCGCCATTCGCAAGGCCGAAGAGATCGCCCGCGCCAACCCGAAGGCGTTCGTGCCGCAGCAGTTCAAGAACCCGGCTAACCCGGAGGTCCACCGCCGCACGACGGCGGAGGAAATTTGGAACGATACCGATGGCCAGGTTGATATCCTGGTCGCGGGCGTGGGTACCGGCGGGACGATCACCGGTGTCGCCGAGGTCATCAAGCCACGCAAGCCGGCTTTCCTCGCCGTGGCGGTAGAACCGAGCAATTCGCCGGTGCTGTCGGGGGGCAAGCCGGGCCGCCATTCGATCCAAGGCATCGGCGCGGGTTTCGTGCCGGAGATCCTCAACACCAAGATCATCGACGAGATCATTCAGGTGCAGGACGCCGACGCGATCAAGGTGGCGCGCCGCCTCGGGGCGGAGGAAGGCATCGGCTGCGGCATCTCCAGCGGTGCCAACGTCTGGGCGGCATTGCAGGTGGCCAGCCGGCCCGAGAACGCCGGCAAGCTCATCGTCACGGTTCTGCCCAGCGGCACGGATCGCTACCTGAGCACGGCGCTGGTTGAAGACCTGACGTAG
- a CDS encoding nuclear transport factor 2 family protein, with protein MCNQDTCREGRPKANPRALAALARAGALVVVCALVLSGCHVGSRGHDEGRQFAAAWIAAMNSHSVEQVLGLFEPKGTYEDLSKTPPVSGTALRELLFQQWSTWGDLTYTLTSVVAEGDLIALDWQVRGTDRAGKTFSTSGATFIERRHGFVVRARSYYAAPLPLGPGAGAAS; from the coding sequence ATGTGCAACCAAGACACCTGCCGTGAAGGCAGACCAAAGGCCAACCCCCGGGCGCTGGCGGCGCTTGCGCGCGCCGGCGCGCTGGTCGTCGTCTGCGCCTTGGTGTTGAGCGGCTGCCACGTTGGTTCACGCGGCCACGACGAGGGTCGCCAGTTTGCGGCGGCCTGGATCGCGGCGATGAACTCGCACAGCGTCGAGCAGGTGCTGGGGTTGTTCGAGCCCAAGGGCACCTATGAAGACCTGAGCAAGACGCCACCGGTCTCCGGCACCGCTTTGCGCGAGTTGCTCTTTCAACAGTGGAGCACGTGGGGCGACCTCACCTACACGCTCACCTCGGTGGTCGCGGAAGGCGATTTGATCGCGCTTGATTGGCAGGTGCGCGGTACCGACCGCGCGGGTAAGACCTTCAGCACCAGCGGCGCGACCTTTATCGAGCGCCGCCACGGCTTCGTGGTACGGGCGCGCTCGTACTACGCCGCGCCGCTACCCCTGGGTCCAGGCGCGGGAGCGGCATCGTGA
- a CDS encoding DMT family transporter — protein MRAVGLAVLAAALFGAATPTSKLLLSDLSPFQLAGLLYLGAAVGVLPAARRGGGIRLPDRSDQLNRLRLLGAVVAGGICGPVLLLLGLRVATATSVSLWLTFETAATALLGTLVFRDHLGLRGWAGVACALAGAGLLALPSGPSGMMAGGLVLLACVCWGLDNHLTALIDGMTPSQSTFWKGLVAGTTNLVIGLVLAPLSAGLVPLLAALFVGIWAYGASIVLYITSAQALGGTRAQVAFASAPLFGVIFSVLLLAESLSPVHGGSALLFIAGVGLLTLENHAHTHEHDAAMHEHAHRHDDGHHDHEHPGPAPLWHSHRHVHEATAHGHRHWPDLHHRHGHGGSG, from the coding sequence ATGCGCGCGGTAGGACTCGCCGTCCTGGCAGCCGCTCTGTTCGGGGCTGCAACTCCGACCAGCAAGCTGCTTCTGTCGGATCTCTCCCCGTTTCAGCTCGCCGGCCTGCTCTACCTGGGCGCAGCAGTTGGAGTATTGCCGGCGGCGCGGCGAGGAGGGGGAATTCGCCTGCCGGATCGAAGCGATCAACTGAACCGCCTCCGACTGCTCGGCGCCGTCGTTGCCGGCGGAATTTGCGGACCGGTGCTGCTTCTGCTCGGCCTTCGCGTGGCGACCGCTACGTCGGTTTCGCTCTGGCTCACATTCGAGACCGCCGCCACCGCCCTACTTGGCACCTTAGTCTTCCGCGACCACCTTGGGCTCCGCGGCTGGGCCGGCGTGGCCTGCGCCCTCGCTGGAGCAGGTCTCCTAGCCTTGCCCAGCGGCCCGAGCGGGATGATGGCCGGTGGCCTGGTCCTCCTCGCGTGCGTGTGCTGGGGGCTGGATAATCACCTCACTGCTCTCATCGACGGCATGACACCGAGCCAGAGCACCTTCTGGAAAGGGCTGGTGGCAGGTACCACCAACCTGGTCATCGGTTTGGTTTTGGCCCCGCTCAGCGCGGGGCTCGTGCCGCTGCTCGCGGCACTGTTCGTCGGCATCTGGGCCTACGGCGCCAGCATCGTGTTGTACATCACCTCGGCACAGGCGCTCGGCGGCACCCGAGCACAGGTCGCCTTTGCCAGCGCTCCGCTCTTTGGCGTCATCTTCTCCGTGCTCCTGCTAGCGGAATCGCTCAGTCCAGTTCACGGGGGATCGGCGCTGCTCTTCATCGCCGGGGTCGGCCTCCTGACCTTGGAGAACCATGCCCACACACACGAGCATGACGCGGCTATGCACGAGCACGCGCACCGGCACGACGACGGGCACCACGATCACGAGCATCCCGGGCCAGCGCCTTTGTGGCACTCGCATCGACACGTACACGAAGCCACAGCGCATGGCCACCGCCACTGGCCGGATCTCCACCACCGCCACGGCCACGGCGGCTCCGGGTGA